CTCGGTGTGAAATCTGGTTCCATTACTGATGCAggcagaaaaagaagaaacccatGGATCTGGTCCACAAGCTAGTGCATATATGTCATCTGAGACATCGGAAGGATTGGCCGCGCGCAACTCTTGAATCTGTTCATTCACGGTGGGGCAAAAGTATAGAATTACGTTAGTAAACTTATTTGATTAAAACAATTTCTGTGCGCAGACCATGCTATAGAGAACTCACTCGTGTGTGAAACCAAGCTGGAAATTCCCTTTGATGGCTACGGTCTACAGTTGCTGCGTCCATTTCTTTCATCTTCGTATAGTGCTCACTAGAAATCCATAACAACGTTTGTTATATAGAATGGTAATAATAGAAGGAAGAAAGTAGATATTGACGGAAAAGAGCGAATGTAATGGGCAAAATTTAAAGACTTACTCTAGGTACTGACTAATCTCTGcacaattatttagcacataCCACCTTGCCTTATAAAATAGACTCTGATCCAATTTCATGGAGGTAGGGGAGCCGCACGGCCGTATCCTTTGTGAAAAAATAGGGAGGTGAATGGATTCGGTGTGGTTATCTATATCCTTGTTTCGCTCCTGCCGATGATAGACGGTCTCAATATCATGGATATACAAGGAACAGAAGGTCAAGCATTCAAGATGAACATAGGCTTCAGCAATTGAGCCTTCCGGACGAGCCTTGTTTCTGACATAGTGCTTAAATTTTCCAAGATAACGTtcaaaaggatacatccacctatattgaactGGCCCAGCAAGGAAAGCTTCACGGGGTAAATGAATGGCAAGGTGCACCATTATATCGAAGAAAGCAGGTGGAAAAATCATCTCTAACTTGCAAAGGATGACAGCAATGTCGGATTGTAGTTGCTTCAATACATCCAATGTTAACGTCCGTGCGCACAAAGCCTTGAAGAAGGAACTGAACTCGGTCAATGCAAGCCGGATATCAGGTCGGAAAAACCCACCGATTGCAACTGGAAGTAATCTTTGCATGAagacgtgacagtcatgacttttcattcctATTATCTTTCCATCACCAACTGAAACACATCTAGAAATGTTCGAGGCAAAACCATCTGGAAATTTAACAGCTGCAAGCCATTCACAAAAACGTCTCCTCTGATGTTTGTCCAGCGTGTAGGACCCAAGCACCATTTTGTACCCACTAGATGAAGGTTGTAGATGTAGTTCCTTTCTTAAACCAAGCTCCATCAAGTCCTTACGTGCATTAACAGTGTCTTtggtttttccttcaatatccAACAACGTACCCAAAATGTTCTCGCATatgtttttttcaatgtgcatgaTATCGAGATTATGCCGTAAGGGCAACATCGACCAATAAGGTAATTGGAAGAATATACTTTGTttagtccaattcaattcaGCAGGGGTGCGTTTTCTCTTTCTCGCACCTTTCCCAAATTCGACATTGCCAAGTTGCAAGTGTTGATGAAGTACATCATGTCCCATGAGATCGGGAGGAGGCAACCGATGATCATCCCTTCCATTAAATGcaccctttttctttctccaggTGTGACTGGATGGCAAGAAGCGTCGATGGCCCATGCAACAGTGtttttttccatgtttcaaCCACATAGAATCGGTATTCTCGTTGCATAATGGGCAAGCCAACTTTCCCTTTGTGCTCCAGCCAGAAAGGTTGGCATATGCAGGAAAATCATTAATAGTCCACAATAGTGCAGCATGTAAGCGAAACTGACCCTTAGTTAAAGCATCGTACGTATCGACACCATGAACCCATAGCTCTTGTAGTTCATTAACTAAAGGTTGCAAATAAACATCGATGTCATTTCCTGGTGCTTTAGGTCCAGGAATAAGCAAAGATAGCATTaagtatggatctttcatgcataaccaaggAGGTAAGTTGTATGGCACAAGTATCACTGGCCATATGCTATAGggtttagccaaattattatacGGGTTGAACCCATCACTGGCTAGGCCCAGTCTCACGTTGCGAGCATCTTGTGCAAACCAACTGTGGTCTTTATCAAATTGTCTCCACATCTTAGAATCAGCAGGATGTCTTAAAGTACTATGGTCATCAACTCGTTGTTCTCTATGCCATTTCATAGATTTTGCAATATCCTTCGACATAAATAACCTCTGTAACCTTGGAATCAGAGGAAAGTAGCGCAACACCTTTTGGGGAATCTTCCCCTTTTTCCCACTCGTTGACTCCCACCGCGACTCATTGCATTTAGGACAAAATTCTTTGTCCGCATCGTTATTCCAAAAAAGCATGCAGTCATTTGGACAGGCATGTATCTTCACATAACTGAAACCCAACCCACGCTCTAAGCGTCGGGCCTCGTGATATGAGCCAGGTATTTCAATATCTGGAAACGCTGCCTTTAACAGTTCTAAAACCATATTAAATGACTTGATAGTCCAACCACCAACAGTTTTGATATGAAGCAACTTCACTATAAATGAGAGCTTTGAGAACTTCTCGCAACTTGGATAAAGTGGACGTTTTGCATCGTCAAATAATTGGTCAAATGTTTTTGATTGCCCGTCATTGCCGGTTGGCGGGCAAGTCGGCCCATCTTCATGTGGGACACGGGCATGGTCCATGAATGTCCCAGCCCGCGTGTCCTCTAGCATGTCATCCATATCATCAACAAAGTTACGAGTTGGATCAAAGCCATCATCATTACTGTAAGACGAATTCACAAAACAGCTTTCACCCTCCCCATGAAAGATCCAATGTGTATAACTTGGATCAATACCGTTCATGAAGAGATGATCTTCGACTTCATTGATTGATAGGAATAGGTTATTACGGCATCTCCGACATGGACACCTAAAAGTAGTACTTTCAAGTGCATGGGCTCTTGCCATAGTGAGGAGTTTATTAACCCCTTCACTATATTCAGCTGACGTAAACCTATTTGGCACGTGCATCCAGTTCTTGTCCATTTTCACCTATTGTGTGATAATAGGTCATCAATGAAACCATAAACAATAGACTAATGAAGAATATGAACGGGAAAATCAAAACATTAATTTTCCAGGGAAATCATATTTCCAGCATTACGGAGTCACAAgcatattagattataatataAAAGTAGACCAACATATTCAATACGATGCACAAACGCTAGTTGAAGTCACCAATGCCCCCTTGCTCACCCTTCACAAGGGGGCAATCAAGAAATTCTGTACCCCTTCCAACTAGATTCTATATGCCTTTAAATTTTGCTTAGTAACAAAGGGCGAGAAAGGGTGAACATTTGGTATTTGATAGAtcaaaatattctttattttttctagaGTAAAATCTGCTTCCTAGTTTAATATAGACAATCTATTTGTTTCAGGTGTATTTTTAGCAAGGTCTACCATTTCCAAAAGCTTATTAAAGTCCACAAGCAATTATTACTTATTTGTGCcaacagcaaaaaaaaaaaaaaaaactgaaatcaagtttcaaaaaagaGCATGGTATTAATAAAAGGCTAGTGTTTTCCTTATTACCCCAGAAACACATACACATCCATAAACGGTGTACCATGTAGCCTAAGGAAGTTGTATTACCAAACACAAGCATTCATCTATCAGCTCTAGTTTATCTCAGGCCATTCAACTTTCCAGGACATGTTGTCTTACATGCTTGAATGTGAAAGGAATTCAGTGGCAATTTAATTGCCAAGTTATAATCAAAAGCGAGGAACTGCTATGCACTATAGATATTTTAGAAACTTTGCTGGAAACCAGTCAACCAAGAAAGGGCCATTCGCGGGGCAGTAAATTTGGATGGTCATCAAACATTCACAAAGTCATAATTATATGGAATTGCTTTAATTACTTTGTTGTCTAAAGTAAGATGGATGTATGGTAAAACTCAATATACTCTAATCAACTAGTATGAAATTAGAGTATAGGCACAATGTTGGACAGCAAACTAGCTTCAGAAAAATAACTTTCCTGAAAAAAATTGACAACAAATGAGATGGGAAAATTAGGTCTATAGCTAGCTATAGTCAAATTTCCTAGAGAGAAGTAGTGAATGGTGGAAACTTCACATACAGTGGAGGAGCTTACCAGTGACTTAGGTGAAAGTACTTCCAGTAGGGTTGAGATCACAGCAGCGGCGACAACGTGTTGTTCAACCAAGGAAGAGAGTATCGGCCAAGCACCCTTTGCAAAAAAAGCCAATTATGTTAAATATATAGTCCGTCAAACAGGAAAACAGCACTATACAAAGCGAATTTGATGGCCCGATATAAACAACAGTTAAAAAAACTATTCACCACGATTTTAATGCCTTTAATATGAAGCAGAATTTTATGGCGATTGCGAATCGCATCAACTAAATCTACATAATGATTTAGTAAGGCACATTCACTAGATATATGCATTCTAAATTCATATCATTGAGATAGCTGGGTTCTGGTTTGCACAGTTGGCTATACTAGCATATTTACCCCCAAGTCATCACtaatatttatcaaatattagTAAAAAGTAGAATATACTATAATAGGCCACTAAGTAGAGAAGCATGTTGTAGACTCAAGTTTATGTGTTGTTAAAATTGGAAGCATAGTAAAAATCATTACCCAAAGAAAAGATGAATTAATTATAAGTGGTCTTTATATGACCATCACTACTGAGTTTAAAAATGGCCAATAACACCCATTGTTCGTGCTCCCAAACCACATTACCACTCATGCGATGGGATTCCATCAATTGGGCAATTTTTAGTCAATCTCGAAGACACAATAAAACCGGACTTGCTAATCCCCATCCTTCAACCTCTGTTTCAATGTGAACCGATAGTTGTCCTAAAAACAAATCGTGGTTTTCCTAAGTTATGACATACAATTCATCATGTGTGTAGTTTAAATCAAGACAAACTCTTacatacaaaaaatgaaaagcaaacATTCAACCAAAATCAGTTCTATTGTACTGAATGACAGAGAATGGATCGAAAAGGTAGAGAAACAGAGAGCATACCTCCGATTGTACGGTCTGGCCATCGGATGGTGCAGCAAATGATGGGCAACAAATCACTCTTGGTGGTGATCGGCGGGAGAGAAGAAATACCTCTATTGGATGTTATGCATAGCGGtcgaatgagagagagagagagagagagagagagagagagagagagagagagagagagataaccaCGGAGAGAGAAACACCAAGCTGATTGCAGGGAATCGAAGATGCTTTCTGGCCAGCGGAAAGAATTTCACGGTGCCGATCGGTGGCTACATAATGGCGCGAGGATAAACCGAAATAGCTGCAAGAGTGACGGCAAGAAATCCCAGAAAAAGGTCTCGAATGAGGGAAACCCACGAGTTGTGCCTGGCCGAAATTCCTAgggaatgaaaatatatatagtctatttaaCATAGCAGCGACATCTCGACGTTAAAAGATTTTCTGAGATGTGTGTCACCTCTTGCGGCGACCTTGCTCGCCGTACGCCCCCTGATTTCCCACGATTGAAGTCACTGCCGGCTTATAAAGAAAGCCGTTAACAGTTGCGGCAAATTACTGTCGCCGTTGTAGCTTCTTCATAGCTGCGGGTCCTCAAACTGCCGTAAAATTATCCCAACTGCGGCAGTTCAAAATAGCTACGACCAAATATTGCCGCAACGCCAGATTTAATAATCACGCTTCATCAACTCCCCGAGAACTCATCTACACATTACGAAATCTTTGAATCTATCGACAGATTTTTCATCGCCAGTGAAAAAAACGCCGCAATTGGACATAATTGTTGTAGTGTTTTcattaatgaattaattaaaaagcaactttaaatttggtttttgtACTAATTTcagtactatataatatgattaagATCgatcccttctctctctctctctctctctctcttctgtgAGGCCATCCCTCATAATGCAGTaccagaaagaaagaaacaataaaGAGGCCATGGAAGCCAACGTCTTGTAGAAGTTTAATTGACATGCGAATTAATAAGTTTGGGTGTtaaatttttgaaggaaaaagaaagctttttcCAATGAATAGTTGATAGGAATTAGGTAGAATGCGAAGCAGTCAACACTGCTACGTAGACCTATCGAAACCTAATGGTACTACTGAATAATTCCCACTCAAAGGACAATTATCTAATCAGGAGGAGGACATGGACCACCTGTATGCGATtattagacaaaaaaaaaaagcaaaatattttCGACAGAAACTAATCAGCTTGTCTTGTTTGCCAACAATCATCAGGGactaacatcatatatatatatatatatatatacacgtctTTGAAATAAGAACCTAATTTCGATTTGGCAAAGTGTGTTTCTTTTGGATCTTTTGCAACAAGCGAACACTTGGGATTTAGGATGCTTCGGCCTGGTTTGGATAGTAATTAGTTGAGTAGAGAATTCTTTAAGGCCATTTCTCCTTGTTCCTGATCAACTTCCACAACACTGTCCGAAGAATTCCCAACCAGATTGCCAACTTATTGATTTCGTGCCATATAGGAGGAAGGTCATGGATTCTAACCCAGAATCCATTTATTACATGTTGATCTTTTAAATCTTTTGTAATAAGCGAAAACTTGATCGATCTCTGTATCCAAAATTGACCTTAACATGAGCACAACTGTTGGATAAATTTTTCCCATAAATGAAGAACCAAATCAAGTacttgaaatcatgtgtgattaTCTGATTGGGCCGATCTTAGAACTCAAATATCTTGGGCCCATTGGGCCCAATCAATATGGGCTCTTGGGCTGTAGGGAGAAAATAGCCACCATTCTTCCTGTGCCGGTCAAGGTGAGTGATTAGTTGATTTGTTATGATCGTCTTTCACTCCTACAACTTCAATGGAAACCACAAACACCCACCAACTCAACTCGCCCAATCATGATCTTCTTGAATCAACCCAACTCTCCCGCTATGCTCAAAAGCAAGCTCATTAACGTTTCGGTCCTCGATCGAGAAAACATGCTTggtcttcttcttttattagcTTTGTATAACTCGCCAGCTTCGACATTGGAGATGAAGATAACAGAGGCTCGTACACAGTATTTAAGTCCGGAGAAGAGATTGAGACGTTCCAACCCAACGGATTCAGATTCGGTTGAGAGAGTAATGACGATAAGAAATTTTACCAAGAATCAGATCATGTAAAGGTCTGGATGGGACCCGATATAGATGTGGCGTGTCCATTTCCATGAGAAAAGATCCGATCTTGAATATGTGACATGTGGTTtgagctagctagctttaaTTTGATAGATGATGATAATATAAACTATAGAGGCCATTTAAATTGTACCGTCAGCTCTTGTAACCCTATAATTTGAAGTCTCTAGATCTATCATTATTCTCcatcccttttctctttttcattttcattttcatttttgttatattttagatttatgtCATGGTGTGATCAGTCAATCCCAGTAGAATAATTCTTTTGCGCTTGTCGTGTGCATGGTATGAAGCCTCAACCCATTTTTTGTTTGCCTTTTAATTGTGGAAAATTGGAATATACTAGTACCATAGAAAATATATACTGGAAATTTTTAccgaattatttttttatttttattattattttttacttaatgattaagaaaatatttttttaacaagtttatattttttttaaatatttgaggagtttaaaaaatgtataataaaaaaaattacatagtCGATACAAATATTCAGTATGTTTTCTTTTGTGGCTCTAGCATCACTGTTTAATTATTATCTCCAATAGGAcctaggggtgtgcatccggaccggTTTTTTTCCGGATCCGGTCCGGAAATCCGGATCCGGGTTaatccgggcggttatccgcccggattacaCCCGGGCGGTTGTTAtaaatccggatccggttacGGATCCGGTTTTATAACCCGGTAATCCGTAACCGGGTTATACACCCGGTTACTATGTTTTTTCCCCGAAACGACACCGTTTCTCCTTACCATTTAGATTTTCCGGAAACGTAACCCGGTCTCTCACTCGTCTGAATCTCTCACTCGTCTTCTCTCACGCTCGTCTCTCAAGAACCCTAGGGCCCGTGGCGATTGCATAGCAAATCTTCTCTCTGTGTAATCTAGCTAAGGtatgttaatctctctctctctctctctctccctctctctctcgatttggGTGGATTCCTTTTTCTGGTTTACGTTTGATTTTCGCGTGATTTTGCATTTGGGTTTACATTTGTGTAATCTGTCTAGGGTTTGCCATTTGGGTTTGCgattttgcatttgtatttttGATTTTGCTGGTTGTGAGTTTTCTGATTCTTTTTGATTATGTTGGTCTAGGGTTTTAATTTGATTTCACATTGATGCATTCATTATTTGGGTCTGTGAGTTTGCACTTGAAATTTTCATGCTTCCATTTTCACATTGATTTCACATTGATGCATTCATCATTTTTCATGCTTTCATTTTCACTTGAAATACTTCATATTTGGGTCTGTGAGTTTGCATTTGTACTTGTGAGTTTGCAGGCTATGATTTTGCATTTGTCTTTGTGATTCTGGtaatgtatttgtttttttgaataatGGTAGATAGAGTTGGTAGCTAGCCTGAAATTCTCCATGCACAACCCACAAAAAAAAGGTCATTTTATTAGACTCTTGTTAATTAGGGGGGTCATTTCTGGATTTTCCTTTCAGAATTGAAAGAGTTTCAATTCAAAAAATCTGTCATGATGTTTTCTTATATAAACATCATGACATATGATAAAGGGAATGAAACCTACCTACCTaccttaatatataataaaattccaAGTATGTTACAAGTCAAGGTTGATGCATAAATCAGTGGGAACCATTATGTTGATTAATTTGAACTTGGGAAAAA
The genomic region above belongs to Carya illinoinensis cultivar Pawnee chromosome 4, C.illinoinensisPawnee_v1, whole genome shotgun sequence and contains:
- the LOC122306508 gene encoding uncharacterized protein LOC122306508; this encodes MDKNWMHVPNRFTSAEYSEGVNKLLTMARAHALESTTFRCPCRRCRNNLFLSINEVEDHLFMNGIDPSYTHWIFHGEGESCFVNSSYSNDDGFDPTRNFVDDMDDMLEDTRAGTFMDHARVPHEDGPTCPPTGNDGQSKTFDQLFDDAKRPLYPSCEKFSKLSFIVKLLHIKTVGGWTIKSFNMVLELLKAAFPDIEIPGSYHEARRLERGLGFSYVKIHACPNDCMLFWNNDADKEFCPKCNESRWESTSGKKGKIPQKVLRYFPLIPRLQRLFMSKDIAKSMKWHREQRVDDHSTLRHPADSKMWRQFDKDHSWFAQDARNVRLGLASDGFNPYNNLAKPYSIWPVILVPYNLPPWLCMKDPYLMLSLLIPGPKAPGNDIDVYLQPLVNELQELWVHGVDTYDALTKGQFRLHAALLWTINDFPAYANLSGWSTKGKLACPLCNENTDSMWLKHGKKHCCMGHRRFLPSSHTWRKKKGAFNGRDDHRLPPPDLMGHDVLHQHLQLGNVEFGKGARKRKRTPAELNWTKQSIFFQLPYWSMLPLRHNLDIMHIEKNICENILGTLLDIEGKTKDTVNARKDLMELGLRKELHLQPSSSGYKMVLGSYTLDKHQRRRFCEWLAAVKFPDGFASNISRCVSVGDGKIIGMKSHDCHVFMQRLLPVAIGGFFRPDIRLALTEFSSFFKALCARTLTLDVLKQLQSDIAVILCKLEMIFPPAFFDIMVHLAIHLPREAFLAGPVQYRWMYPFERYLGKFKHYVRNKARPEGSIAEAYVHLECLTFCSLYIHDIETVYHRQERNKDIDNHTESIHLPIFSQRIRPCGSPTSMKLDQSLFYKARWYVLNNCAEISQYLDEHYTKMKEMDAATVDRSHQREFPAWFHTRIQELRAANPSDVSDDIYALACGPDPWVSSFSACISNGTRFHTESRGKHRRTQNSGVVVKGEHQSKAVDFYGVLIDILQLKYMGWRHVFLFRCEWFDVGDARRGIHVGDHITSVNTSRKWYKDEPFVLACQAAQVFYLQDNSKRGNWSVVQRVTSRNTYDVPIIPSEQGDEDDDQNLNYAAFQENEPSYAVLEPEEDDNGISSPLHRTDVEPIDVPGDTVLGDAIPTPGDDDFIDDELDENDDYESSSSEDLVTDTGTSSDDGE